The Globicephala melas chromosome X, mGloMel1.2, whole genome shotgun sequence genome window below encodes:
- the LOC132594518 gene encoding nuclear RNA export factor 2-like isoform X1, producing the protein MSGRQQQQKCFYPSKKYGTYKNEEYSDGGRPPQGRKKGWSSFPGNSGERSPRYERDGCEPQPSNLQEDDGNVVKRDVQEDPEVRHSPCTIRGNKRGVRWQSEGHIHTTVWRNRKPLEREMGENTQDGTPGSWFRVTIPCGIKYDKTWLMKSIQSHCSVPFTPVDFHFMQNGAQFFVQEASTASALMDVSYKIRDEESRKIPVFVSPSAVPYSVRDKLKPEEMEQLKLTLSKRFDVSQQALDLQRLRLDPDLVGYDIDIFLNRRSCMAATLQVIEKYFPELLSLNLSSNKLYQLDGLSDIIQMAPTVKILNLSKNELTSVWELSKMQGLKLEELWLQGNPLCDTFPDQSTYVRAIRECFPKLLRLDGQELPSPVTVDVDTPYIVKLCKGSYFGSDELKSLVLQFLKQYYLIHDYGDRQVLAGAYHEEACFSLMIPFHPEDPAPSSLCKYFKDSRNMKKLKDPYLRVQLLKHTKRVIVHTLCVLPKTQHAFSSFVVDTWFQTETMLCFSVSGVFKAVEGSSQGCVRAFTRTFIATPARYTSFRDRKSEIKVSAGSGHGSRAQQLRGMWDLPGPGHEPASPASAGGLSTTAPPRKPQRRILPFLFQLLVAPGFPWFVPA; encoded by the exons ATGTCTGGgagacagcaacaacaaaaatgtttttatccaTCGAAGAAATATGGGACAtacaaaaatgaag AATACAGTGATGGTGGTAGACCAcctcaaggaagaaagaaaggttgGAGTTCTTTCCCAGGTAATTCTGGCGAGAGGAGCCCTCGTTATGAACGCGATGGGTGTGAGCCTCAGCCTTCAAACCTCCAGGAGGATGATGGAAACGTGGTGAAGAGGGATGTCCAGGAGGACCCCGAAGTAAGACA CTCTCCCTGTACCATCCGAGGCAACAAGAGAGGAGTGAGATGGCAAAGTGAAGGCCACATTCATACTACTGTgtggagaaacagaaaacctctggagagggaaatgggggAGAACACACAAGATGGAACCCCAGGGAGCTGGTTCAGGGTCACA ATTCCTTGTGGGATAAAGTATGACAAGACATGGCTAATGAAGTCAATCCAGAGCCATTGCAGTGTCCCGTTCACTCCAGTGGAC TTCCACTTTATGCAAAATGGGGCTCAGTTCTTTGTCCAGGAAGCTAGCACTGCCTCTGCATTGATGGATGTCAGCTACAAGATTCGTGACGAGGAGAGCCGAAAG ATACCTGTCTTTGTCAGCCCCTCCGCTGTTCCCTACTCTGTGCGGGATAAGTTGAAGCCAGAAGAAATGGAGCAGCTAAAG CTGACCTTGAGCAAACGATTTGATGTCTCCCAGCAAGCTCTTGACCTCCAGAGGCTCCGCCTTGACCCAG ACTTGGTGGGCTATGATATTGATATATTTCTGAATCGAAGAAGCTGCATGGCTGCCACCCTGCAGGTCATCGAAAAGTATTTCCCTGAG CTGTTGTCCTTGAACTTGAGCAGCAACAAACTGTACCAGCTGGATGGCCTGTCTGACATTATACAGATGGCCCCCACGGTCAAGATCCTGAACCTCTCCAAAAATGAG CTGACGTCTGTGTGGGAGTTGAGCAAGATGCAAGGGCTGAAGCTTGAAGAGCTGTGGCTGCAAGGGAACCCATTATGTGACACCTTCCCAGACCAGTCCACCTATGTAAG GGCCATCAGAGAATGTTTCCCGAAGTTGTTACGCCTG gaTGGCCAGGAGTTACCGTCACCAGTGACCGTTGACGTTGACACTCCCTACATAGTAAAGCTCTGCAAG GGAAGCTACTTTGGATCTGATGAGCTGAAGAGCCTAGTCCTGCAATTCCTGAAGCA GTACTACTTGATCCATGACTATGGAGACAGACAGGTTCTCGCGGGTGCTTATCACGAGGAGGCCTGCTTCTCCCTGATGATTCCCTTCCACCCCGAGGACCCAGCCCC AAGCAGCTTGTGCAAGTATTTCAAGGACAGCAGGAATATGAAGAAGCTCAAGGACCCCT ACCTGCGGGTCCAGCTGCTGAAGCACACAAAACGTGTCATTGTGCACACCCTCTGTGTGTTGCCCAAGACTCAGCATGCCTTCAGCTCCTTCGTGGTGGACACGTGGTTCCAGACG GAAACGATGCTCTGCTTCTCCGTCAGTGGGGTGTTCAAGGCAG TGGAAGGAAGTTCTCAGGGCTGTGTGCGTGCCTTCACCCGGACCTTCATCGCTACCCCTGCCCGCTACACCAG TTTTAGAGACcggaaatctgaaatcaaggtgtcggcaggcagcggccatggctcacgggcccagcagctccgcggcatgtgggatcttcccggaccggggcacgaacccgcgtcccctgcatcagcaggcggactctcaaccactgcgcctccaaggaagccccagaggagaattcttcctttcctcttccagcttctggtggctcctggcttCCCTTGGTTTGTGCCAgcataa
- the LOC132594518 gene encoding nuclear RNA export factor 2-like isoform X4, which translates to MSGRQQQQKCFYPSKKYGTYKNEEYSDGGRPPQGRKKGWSSFPGNSGERSPRYERDGCEPQPSNLQEDDGNVVKRDVQEDPEVRHSPCTIRGNKRGVRWQSEGHIHTTVWRNRKPLEREMGENTQDGTPGSWFRVTIPCGIKYDKTWLMKSIQSHCSVPFTPVDFHFMQNGAQFFVQEASTASALMDVSYKIRDEESRKIPVFVSPSAVPYSVRDKLKPEEMEQLKLTLSKRFDVSQQALDLQRLRLDPDLVGYDIDIFLNRRSCMAATLQVIEKYFPELLSLNLSSNKLYQLDGLSDIIQMAPTVKILNLSKNELTSVWELSKMQGLKLEELWLQGNPLCDTFPDQSTYVRAIRECFPKLLRLDGQELPSPVTVDVDTPYIVKLCKGSYFGSDELKSLVLQFLKQYYLIHDYGDRQVLAGAYHEEACFSLMIPFHPEDPAPSSLCKYFKDSRNMKKLKDPYLRVQLLKHTKRVIVHTLCVLPKTQHAFSSFVVDTWFQTETMLCFSVSGVFKAGLLLLINRNFVA; encoded by the exons ATGTCTGGgagacagcaacaacaaaaatgtttttatccaTCGAAGAAATATGGGACAtacaaaaatgaag AATACAGTGATGGTGGTAGACCAcctcaaggaagaaagaaaggttgGAGTTCTTTCCCAGGTAATTCTGGCGAGAGGAGCCCTCGTTATGAACGCGATGGGTGTGAGCCTCAGCCTTCAAACCTCCAGGAGGATGATGGAAACGTGGTGAAGAGGGATGTCCAGGAGGACCCCGAAGTAAGACA CTCTCCCTGTACCATCCGAGGCAACAAGAGAGGAGTGAGATGGCAAAGTGAAGGCCACATTCATACTACTGTgtggagaaacagaaaacctctggagagggaaatgggggAGAACACACAAGATGGAACCCCAGGGAGCTGGTTCAGGGTCACA ATTCCTTGTGGGATAAAGTATGACAAGACATGGCTAATGAAGTCAATCCAGAGCCATTGCAGTGTCCCGTTCACTCCAGTGGAC TTCCACTTTATGCAAAATGGGGCTCAGTTCTTTGTCCAGGAAGCTAGCACTGCCTCTGCATTGATGGATGTCAGCTACAAGATTCGTGACGAGGAGAGCCGAAAG ATACCTGTCTTTGTCAGCCCCTCCGCTGTTCCCTACTCTGTGCGGGATAAGTTGAAGCCAGAAGAAATGGAGCAGCTAAAG CTGACCTTGAGCAAACGATTTGATGTCTCCCAGCAAGCTCTTGACCTCCAGAGGCTCCGCCTTGACCCAG ACTTGGTGGGCTATGATATTGATATATTTCTGAATCGAAGAAGCTGCATGGCTGCCACCCTGCAGGTCATCGAAAAGTATTTCCCTGAG CTGTTGTCCTTGAACTTGAGCAGCAACAAACTGTACCAGCTGGATGGCCTGTCTGACATTATACAGATGGCCCCCACGGTCAAGATCCTGAACCTCTCCAAAAATGAG CTGACGTCTGTGTGGGAGTTGAGCAAGATGCAAGGGCTGAAGCTTGAAGAGCTGTGGCTGCAAGGGAACCCATTATGTGACACCTTCCCAGACCAGTCCACCTATGTAAG GGCCATCAGAGAATGTTTCCCGAAGTTGTTACGCCTG gaTGGCCAGGAGTTACCGTCACCAGTGACCGTTGACGTTGACACTCCCTACATAGTAAAGCTCTGCAAG GGAAGCTACTTTGGATCTGATGAGCTGAAGAGCCTAGTCCTGCAATTCCTGAAGCA GTACTACTTGATCCATGACTATGGAGACAGACAGGTTCTCGCGGGTGCTTATCACGAGGAGGCCTGCTTCTCCCTGATGATTCCCTTCCACCCCGAGGACCCAGCCCC AAGCAGCTTGTGCAAGTATTTCAAGGACAGCAGGAATATGAAGAAGCTCAAGGACCCCT ACCTGCGGGTCCAGCTGCTGAAGCACACAAAACGTGTCATTGTGCACACCCTCTGTGTGTTGCCCAAGACTCAGCATGCCTTCAGCTCCTTCGTGGTGGACACGTGGTTCCAGACG GAAACGATGCTCTGCTTCTCCGTCAGTGGGGTGTTCAAGGCAG ggctgctgttaCTAATTAACAGGAACTtcgtggcttag
- the LOC132594518 gene encoding nuclear RNA export factor 2-like isoform X2: protein MSGRQQQQKCFYPSKKYGTYKNEEYSDGGRPPQGRKKGWSSFPGNSGERSPRYERDGCEPQPSNLQEDDGNVVKRDVQEDPEVRHSPCTIRGNKRGVRWQSEGHIHTTVWRNRKPLEREMGENTQDGTPGSWFRVTIPCGIKYDKTWLMKSIQSHCSVPFTPVDFHFMQNGAQFFVQEASTASALMDVSYKIRDEESRKIPVFVSPSAVPYSVRDKLKPEEMEQLKLTLSKRFDVSQQALDLQRLRLDPDLVGYDIDIFLNRRSCMAATLQVIEKYFPELLSLNLSSNKLYQLDGLSDIIQMAPTVKILNLSKNELTSVWELSKMQGLKLEELWLQGNPLCDTFPDQSTYVRAIRECFPKLLRLDGQELPSPVTVDVDTPYIVKLCKGSYFGSDELKSLVLQFLKQYYLIHDYGDRQVLAGAYHEEACFSLMIPFHPEDPAPSSLCKYFKDSRNMKKLKDPYLRVQLLKHTKRVIVHTLCVLPKTQHAFSSFVVDTWFQTETMLCFSVSGVFKAVEGSSQGCVRAFTRTFIATPARYTSHLTGPFEVTWSSCFMKTFSANQGEPGSIPTRDRKE, encoded by the exons ATGTCTGGgagacagcaacaacaaaaatgtttttatccaTCGAAGAAATATGGGACAtacaaaaatgaag AATACAGTGATGGTGGTAGACCAcctcaaggaagaaagaaaggttgGAGTTCTTTCCCAGGTAATTCTGGCGAGAGGAGCCCTCGTTATGAACGCGATGGGTGTGAGCCTCAGCCTTCAAACCTCCAGGAGGATGATGGAAACGTGGTGAAGAGGGATGTCCAGGAGGACCCCGAAGTAAGACA CTCTCCCTGTACCATCCGAGGCAACAAGAGAGGAGTGAGATGGCAAAGTGAAGGCCACATTCATACTACTGTgtggagaaacagaaaacctctggagagggaaatgggggAGAACACACAAGATGGAACCCCAGGGAGCTGGTTCAGGGTCACA ATTCCTTGTGGGATAAAGTATGACAAGACATGGCTAATGAAGTCAATCCAGAGCCATTGCAGTGTCCCGTTCACTCCAGTGGAC TTCCACTTTATGCAAAATGGGGCTCAGTTCTTTGTCCAGGAAGCTAGCACTGCCTCTGCATTGATGGATGTCAGCTACAAGATTCGTGACGAGGAGAGCCGAAAG ATACCTGTCTTTGTCAGCCCCTCCGCTGTTCCCTACTCTGTGCGGGATAAGTTGAAGCCAGAAGAAATGGAGCAGCTAAAG CTGACCTTGAGCAAACGATTTGATGTCTCCCAGCAAGCTCTTGACCTCCAGAGGCTCCGCCTTGACCCAG ACTTGGTGGGCTATGATATTGATATATTTCTGAATCGAAGAAGCTGCATGGCTGCCACCCTGCAGGTCATCGAAAAGTATTTCCCTGAG CTGTTGTCCTTGAACTTGAGCAGCAACAAACTGTACCAGCTGGATGGCCTGTCTGACATTATACAGATGGCCCCCACGGTCAAGATCCTGAACCTCTCCAAAAATGAG CTGACGTCTGTGTGGGAGTTGAGCAAGATGCAAGGGCTGAAGCTTGAAGAGCTGTGGCTGCAAGGGAACCCATTATGTGACACCTTCCCAGACCAGTCCACCTATGTAAG GGCCATCAGAGAATGTTTCCCGAAGTTGTTACGCCTG gaTGGCCAGGAGTTACCGTCACCAGTGACCGTTGACGTTGACACTCCCTACATAGTAAAGCTCTGCAAG GGAAGCTACTTTGGATCTGATGAGCTGAAGAGCCTAGTCCTGCAATTCCTGAAGCA GTACTACTTGATCCATGACTATGGAGACAGACAGGTTCTCGCGGGTGCTTATCACGAGGAGGCCTGCTTCTCCCTGATGATTCCCTTCCACCCCGAGGACCCAGCCCC AAGCAGCTTGTGCAAGTATTTCAAGGACAGCAGGAATATGAAGAAGCTCAAGGACCCCT ACCTGCGGGTCCAGCTGCTGAAGCACACAAAACGTGTCATTGTGCACACCCTCTGTGTGTTGCCCAAGACTCAGCATGCCTTCAGCTCCTTCGTGGTGGACACGTGGTTCCAGACG GAAACGATGCTCTGCTTCTCCGTCAGTGGGGTGTTCAAGGCAG TGGAAGGAAGTTCTCAGGGCTGTGTGCGTGCCTTCACCCGGACCTTCATCGCTACCCCTGCCCGCTACACCAG TCATCTGACAGGTCCATTTGAGGTGACATGGAGTTCCTGCTTCATGAAGACCTTCTCTGCCAATCAGGGGGAGCCTGGATCCATACCcacaagagacagaaaagagtaG
- the LOC132594518 gene encoding nuclear RNA export factor 2-like isoform X3, translated as MSGRQQQQKCFYPSKKYGTYKNEEYSDGGRPPQGRKKGWSSFPGNSGERSPRYERDGCEPQPSNLQEDDGNVVKRDVQEDPEVRHSPCTIRGNKRGVRWQSEGHIHTTVWRNRKPLEREMGENTQDGTPGSWFRVTIPCGIKYDKTWLMKSIQSHCSVPFTPVDFHFMQNGAQFFVQEASTASALMDVSYKIRDEESRKIPVFVSPSAVPYSVRDKLKPEEMEQLKLTLSKRFDVSQQALDLQRLRLDPDLVGYDIDIFLNRRSCMAATLQVIEKYFPELLSLNLSSNKLYQLDGLSDIIQMAPTVKILNLSKNELTSVWELSKMQGLKLEELWLQGNPLCDTFPDQSTYVRAIRECFPKLLRLDGQELPSPVTVDVDTPYIVKLCKGSYFGSDELKSLVLQFLKQYYLIHDYGDRQVLAGAYHEEACFSLMIPFHPEDPAPSSLCKYFKDSRNMKKLKDPYLRVQLLKHTKRVIVHTLCVLPKTQHAFSSFVVDTWFQTETMLCFSVSGVFKAVEGSSQGCVRAFTRTFIATPARYTREAAHG; from the exons ATGTCTGGgagacagcaacaacaaaaatgtttttatccaTCGAAGAAATATGGGACAtacaaaaatgaag AATACAGTGATGGTGGTAGACCAcctcaaggaagaaagaaaggttgGAGTTCTTTCCCAGGTAATTCTGGCGAGAGGAGCCCTCGTTATGAACGCGATGGGTGTGAGCCTCAGCCTTCAAACCTCCAGGAGGATGATGGAAACGTGGTGAAGAGGGATGTCCAGGAGGACCCCGAAGTAAGACA CTCTCCCTGTACCATCCGAGGCAACAAGAGAGGAGTGAGATGGCAAAGTGAAGGCCACATTCATACTACTGTgtggagaaacagaaaacctctggagagggaaatgggggAGAACACACAAGATGGAACCCCAGGGAGCTGGTTCAGGGTCACA ATTCCTTGTGGGATAAAGTATGACAAGACATGGCTAATGAAGTCAATCCAGAGCCATTGCAGTGTCCCGTTCACTCCAGTGGAC TTCCACTTTATGCAAAATGGGGCTCAGTTCTTTGTCCAGGAAGCTAGCACTGCCTCTGCATTGATGGATGTCAGCTACAAGATTCGTGACGAGGAGAGCCGAAAG ATACCTGTCTTTGTCAGCCCCTCCGCTGTTCCCTACTCTGTGCGGGATAAGTTGAAGCCAGAAGAAATGGAGCAGCTAAAG CTGACCTTGAGCAAACGATTTGATGTCTCCCAGCAAGCTCTTGACCTCCAGAGGCTCCGCCTTGACCCAG ACTTGGTGGGCTATGATATTGATATATTTCTGAATCGAAGAAGCTGCATGGCTGCCACCCTGCAGGTCATCGAAAAGTATTTCCCTGAG CTGTTGTCCTTGAACTTGAGCAGCAACAAACTGTACCAGCTGGATGGCCTGTCTGACATTATACAGATGGCCCCCACGGTCAAGATCCTGAACCTCTCCAAAAATGAG CTGACGTCTGTGTGGGAGTTGAGCAAGATGCAAGGGCTGAAGCTTGAAGAGCTGTGGCTGCAAGGGAACCCATTATGTGACACCTTCCCAGACCAGTCCACCTATGTAAG GGCCATCAGAGAATGTTTCCCGAAGTTGTTACGCCTG gaTGGCCAGGAGTTACCGTCACCAGTGACCGTTGACGTTGACACTCCCTACATAGTAAAGCTCTGCAAG GGAAGCTACTTTGGATCTGATGAGCTGAAGAGCCTAGTCCTGCAATTCCTGAAGCA GTACTACTTGATCCATGACTATGGAGACAGACAGGTTCTCGCGGGTGCTTATCACGAGGAGGCCTGCTTCTCCCTGATGATTCCCTTCCACCCCGAGGACCCAGCCCC AAGCAGCTTGTGCAAGTATTTCAAGGACAGCAGGAATATGAAGAAGCTCAAGGACCCCT ACCTGCGGGTCCAGCTGCTGAAGCACACAAAACGTGTCATTGTGCACACCCTCTGTGTGTTGCCCAAGACTCAGCATGCCTTCAGCTCCTTCGTGGTGGACACGTGGTTCCAGACG GAAACGATGCTCTGCTTCTCCGTCAGTGGGGTGTTCAAGGCAG TGGAAGGAAGTTCTCAGGGCTGTGTGCGTGCCTTCACCCGGACCTTCATCGCTACCCCTGCCCGCTACACCAG GGAGGCAGCACATGGTTGA